One region of Actinomycetota bacterium genomic DNA includes:
- a CDS encoding ribonuclease D, producing the protein EAWRRTSGLHAARSARALAIVRSLWHTRDRIAKSEDIASGRILPDSILVSIAQEAAQSDVDVPNLESLAGRLTRRNRQKWISAVEQALALAETELPETRVKSTAPPPPRTWQDRNPKAWAQLEQVRHVIASLSEQLSIPVENLITPDTVRRIIWTPPQSEEQLAQELTKFGVRPWQRELIEPALKQALFEPLISTEPQRVAEQ; encoded by the coding sequence GAAGCTTGGCGTCGTACTTCAGGATTACATGCTGCGCGATCTGCTCGAGCGCTAGCGATCGTTCGATCTCTTTGGCATACTCGAGACCGAATCGCAAAGAGTGAGGACATCGCTTCAGGCAGAATTTTGCCTGATTCAATCCTGGTCTCCATCGCCCAAGAAGCAGCCCAAAGCGATGTGGATGTTCCAAACTTGGAGAGCCTCGCTGGGCGATTAACTAGGCGTAACCGCCAAAAATGGATCTCTGCTGTTGAGCAAGCACTCGCCCTAGCGGAAACTGAACTGCCTGAAACTAGGGTCAAATCAACTGCACCACCGCCACCGCGAACCTGGCAAGATCGAAATCCGAAGGCTTGGGCTCAATTGGAACAAGTACGGCATGTAATTGCCTCGCTTAGTGAACAACTCTCAATTCCTGTTGAAAATTTAATAACACCTGACACTGTTCGCCGGATAATCTGGACTCCACCCCAATCCGAAGAGCAACTTGCGCAAGAGTTAACGAAATTTGGGGTACGACCCTGGCAGCGCGAGTTAATTGAGCCTGCCCTGAAACAAGCCTTATTCGAACCCTTAATCTCTACTGAACCGCAGCGCGTAGCCGAGCAGTGA
- the dxs gene encoding 1-deoxy-D-xylulose-5-phosphate synthase, protein MALLEQINSPADLRSLTPEQLAILAEEVRKFLVEKVSATGGHLGPNLGVVELTLAIHRVFESPRDPILWDTGHQAYVHKIVTGRAAAFDTLRQEQGLSGYPSRQESVHDVIENSHASTALSYADGIAKAFELAGESDRHVVAVVGDGALTGGMTWEAINNIAEGKSRSLIIVVNDNARSYSPTIGGLASHLATLRTTQGYERFLDWGKSVLGRTPIVGAPMYEALHGMKKGIKDFVAPQGMFEDLGLKYVGPVDGHNQEDLEFALTRARDFGGPVIVHAITTKGRGFEPAETDEADRFHAVGVVDPQTGLPLKQAPESWTSVFSSELVKAGHERRDIVAITAAMLGPTGLAEFCQRFPERTFDVGIAEQHAVTSAVGMAHAGLHPVVAVYSTFLNRAIDQVLMDCALHQAGVTFVLDRAGITGDDGPSHNGMWDMALLRVVPDLLMFAPRDGTRLQQVFRRAITVENQPTVIRFPKGAVGQEIPAVNSGPYGDLIFGDPEAQIVIVSIGALANSAISAANSLAQLGTAVQVIDPVQVLPINPELIDALARAKLVVTLEDGLIDGGIGESICAQLAALSVDTQCLALGIPKQFLEHKSRSSWLTHMGLDGAGIAAAITARLRAAVQ, encoded by the coding sequence ATGGCACTACTGGAGCAAATCAATTCGCCAGCTGATTTACGTTCGCTAACTCCCGAGCAACTTGCAATCCTTGCTGAGGAAGTCAGAAAATTTCTTGTAGAAAAGGTTTCGGCCACCGGGGGACACCTGGGTCCAAATCTCGGCGTTGTGGAATTGACTCTAGCAATACATCGAGTATTTGAGTCACCTCGCGATCCGATCCTGTGGGATACCGGTCACCAAGCATATGTGCACAAGATTGTCACGGGACGGGCTGCGGCCTTCGACACTCTACGCCAAGAACAGGGTCTTTCTGGTTACCCAAGCAGACAAGAGAGTGTCCACGATGTAATTGAAAATAGCCATGCTTCGACAGCGCTTTCATATGCCGACGGAATAGCAAAGGCTTTTGAATTAGCGGGGGAATCCGATCGACATGTTGTGGCAGTTGTAGGTGACGGAGCATTGACTGGCGGCATGACCTGGGAAGCCATCAATAACATCGCCGAAGGTAAGTCGCGATCCCTTATCATCGTGGTCAATGACAATGCCCGGTCTTATTCGCCGACGATTGGTGGACTAGCAAGTCACCTTGCGACGCTAAGAACCACTCAAGGCTACGAACGCTTTTTGGATTGGGGTAAGTCAGTATTAGGGCGTACGCCAATTGTTGGAGCGCCTATGTACGAGGCACTCCATGGCATGAAGAAGGGAATTAAGGATTTCGTCGCACCCCAAGGCATGTTCGAAGACTTGGGACTGAAATACGTTGGGCCTGTAGATGGGCATAACCAAGAAGATCTTGAGTTTGCCCTGACTCGCGCTCGAGATTTTGGCGGCCCAGTTATTGTGCATGCGATTACCACAAAAGGGCGCGGGTTTGAGCCGGCCGAAACCGACGAAGCGGATCGTTTCCACGCTGTTGGTGTGGTTGACCCACAAACAGGCTTGCCACTTAAGCAGGCCCCAGAGTCATGGACTTCGGTATTTAGTTCTGAACTTGTTAAAGCAGGTCACGAACGCAGAGATATTGTGGCCATTACCGCGGCAATGCTGGGTCCGACCGGATTAGCTGAATTTTGTCAACGTTTTCCAGAACGCACTTTTGATGTTGGCATTGCTGAACAACATGCGGTAACCAGCGCAGTCGGCATGGCTCATGCTGGGTTGCATCCAGTCGTCGCCGTATATTCAACATTCCTTAATCGAGCTATCGATCAAGTGTTAATGGACTGCGCGCTCCATCAGGCTGGCGTGACATTTGTCCTGGACCGCGCCGGTATTACTGGTGACGATGGGCCAAGTCACAATGGCATGTGGGATATGGCATTACTTCGGGTTGTGCCAGATCTATTAATGTTTGCCCCAAGGGATGGAACTCGACTGCAACAAGTTTTTAGAAGAGCCATAACAGTTGAAAATCAGCCGACGGTTATTCGCTTCCCGAAAGGTGCGGTCGGGCAGGAGATTCCAGCTGTTAACTCTGGCCCTTACGGCGATTTAATTTTTGGTGATCCAGAAGCGCAAATTGTTATCGTAAGCATTGGAGCACTGGCTAATAGCGCAATCAGTGCTGCGAATTCGCTTGCGCAACTCGGCACCGCTGTACAGGTTATCGATCCAGTTCAGGTCCTACCTATAAATCCAGAACTAATCGATGCCTTGGCTCGTGCGAAATTGGTTGTCACGCTCGAAGATGGACTAATCGACGGCGGTATTGGCGAATCAATCTGCGCACAACTAGCGGCGTTGTCTGTGGACACTCAATGTCTGGCGCTGGGTATCCCTAAACAGTTCCTTGAACATAAATCCCGAAGCTCGTGGTTGACTCATATGGGATTAGATGGTGCCGGCATAGCCGCAGCTATCACTGCTCGGCTACGCGCTGCGGTTCAGTAG